A genome region from Triticum aestivum cultivar Chinese Spring chromosome 2B, IWGSC CS RefSeq v2.1, whole genome shotgun sequence includes the following:
- the LOC123044648 gene encoding uncharacterized protein, whose translation MPPCDATASGRLPSPSVSSSPGTSCSEWARAGEVKARSRQAAVTRWGARRRRRSTSPVSPIPFRWWREGICRLAEQGSRRRRRPREKPSRAAGDDDDQGRRGTALRHPEGTRPQPRQASAPYRAPVDGRSQVPSRGGARRSAPSRLVALWATPTARSIGSIWCSCSRSTRRAPPPLSSGRPASTRCTRLFLRLYFQRPHRPQMVHTVMSAASEEIADHKIARLIGYRFFIFEVYQGHFAAYVFCRCVVRILVTENGLTRGGGGSYSGQRPFGQPHPRLLQSSSLHDGVVSRRVMDSLTRR comes from the exons ATGCCGCCCTGCGATGCGACGGCGAGTGGGCGCCTGCCCTCCCCGTCCGTGAGCTCGTCCCCAGGGACGTCATGCAGTGAGTGGGCGAGAGCAGGTGAAGTGAAGGCTCGAAGCAGGCAAGCGGCCGTGACTCGATGGGGtgcgaggcggaggcggaggagcacgTCTCCGGTCTCCCCGATTCCGTTTCGGTGGTGGCGTGAGGGGATCTGCCGACTGGCCGAGCAGGGCAGCAGGCGACGACGACGACCAAGGGAGAAGCCGAGCAGGGCAGCAGGCGATGACGACGACCAAGGGAGAAGGGGAACGGCGCTGCGGCATCCGGAAGGCACGCGGCCACAACCCCGTCAAGCTAGCGCGCCATATCGCGCTCCAGTGGACGGGAGGAGCCAGGTGCCGTCGAGGGGAGGAGCCAGGCGGAGCGCGCCGTCTCGATTGGTTGCGCTCTGGGCGACACCAACAGCTCGCTCCATTGGCTCGATATGGTGCTCCTGCAGTAGATCGACGAGGAGGGCGCCACCACCACTGTCATCAGGCCGGCCCGCATCCACGCGCTGCACCAGGCTTTTTCTTCGCCTCTACTTCCAGCGACCACACCGGCCACAG ATGGTTCACACGGTCATGTCTGCAGCTTCAGAAGAGATTGCAGATCATAAGATCGCAAGGCTAATTGGTTACCGATTCTTTATCTTTGAGGTTTACCAGGGGCACTTTGCAG CATATGTTTTTTGCAGGTGTGTTGTTCGTATACTGGTTACTGAGAATGGAttgacaaggggggggggggggtcctattCTGGCCAACGTCCTTTCGGTCAGCCACATCCCAG GCTCCTGCAGTCGTCTTCTTTGCATGACGGCGTGGTGTCTCGACGCGTGATGGATTCACTCACACGGAGGTAG